One window of the Rhipicephalus microplus isolate Deutch F79 chromosome 2, USDA_Rmic, whole genome shotgun sequence genome contains the following:
- the LOC142784727 gene encoding zinc finger MYM-type protein 1-like has protein sequence MNHRLNLVIVDVCKAIKPVRDFFSLLESLYVFLSGSAVHSLYVDVQKRLSLPVTELQRLSDTRWACQITACTAAMKSFPAILVCLSEVIATNSRRATEAGGLLEQMNFSFLFHLRLFTKLLSRLKVFSDILQSKDCNLSQACLVAHTVIDELSEIRNSQSAFGTVWEQTCTISEENGVPQREKQRTKRLPLHLEQFVLSEGRPVEEESPDLKETFRVKVFLPVLDHLIVELTRRFAENNDVLCGVSALHPQSENFMDVSLLKPFAEHYACDINSVEVECKLVIKLLQRIEAERKCKIETFLQLVTVLEEYKLAFHELHKLSVIAVTIPASSSSCERTFSCLRRLKTYLRSKMTNNRLSDLAVLAVERSLANKIDLQRVVDMFDAAHNNRRIRLH, from the coding sequence ATGAACCACCGTCTCAATCTTGTCATCGTGGATGTCTGCAAGGCGATAAAACCGGTGAGggattttttctctcttttggaAAGCCTTTATGTATTCCTAAGTGGATCTGCAGTTCACTCCCTCTATGTAGATGTTCAAAAAAGGTTGTCTTTGCCTGTGACAGAGCTGCAGCGTCTCAGCGATACACGATGGGCCTGCCAGATAACGGCTTGCACAGCTGCCATGAAAAGCTTTCCTGCCATTCTTGTATGCCTCAGCGAAGTCATCGCTACAAACAGCAGGCGGGCAACGGAAGCCGGGGGTCTGCTGGAGCAAATGaacttctcttttcttttccatTTAAGGCTATTCACCAAGCTACTCAGCCGCCTTAAGGTTTTTTCGGACATATTACAAAGTAAAGACTGCAACCTTAGTCAGGCATGCCTCGTGGCGCACACTGTCATTGACGAGTTATCCGAAATCAGAAATTCGCAGAGCGCGTTTGGCACTGTGTGGGAGCAAACCTGCACTATTTCTGAGGAGAACGGGGTCCCCCAAAGGGAAAAGCAGAGAACGAAGCGCCTTCCGCTCCATTTAGAGCAGTTTGTATTAAGTGAAGGACGGCCTGTTGAAGAAGAGTCTCCAGATTTAAAAGAAACTTTCAGAGTCAAAGTTTTTCTGCCCGTTTTGGACCACCTCATTGTGGAACTGACTAGGCGATTTGCGGAAAATAATGACGTACTCTGCGGAGTCAGCGCCCTCCACCCTCAAAGTGAGAATTTTATGGACGTCTCCTTGCTCAAGCCTTTCGCTGAGCACTATGCATGCGACATCAACAGCGTTGAAGTTGAATGCAAGTTGGTAATTAAACTTCTTCAGCGCATCGAAGCCGAAAGGAAGTGCAAGATAGAAACATTCCTGCAATTGGTCACCGTCTTGGAAGAGTATAAGTTAGCCTTTCACGAACTGCACAAGCTAAGTGTTATCGCCGTGACGATACCGGCATCATCATCTTCTTGCGAGCGCACATTTTCGTGCCTTCGAAGACTGAAGACTTATCTTCGCAGCAAAATGACTAACAACCGTCTGAGCGACCTAGCTGTGCTTGCGGTAGAACGGTCTCTAGCCAATAAGATAGACCTTCAGCGTGTTGTTGACATGTTCGATGCTGCACACAATAATCGGCGTATACGTCTGCACTAG
- the LOC119161953 gene encoding zinc finger MYM-type protein 1, whose translation MSQKRSIADFFSPSSKRAKQKAVSPELFASTAEDSETLQEQENAQCFVSIPLEETVRSIASDDACPSSSGHMDRECDDLSASCAARHQPDSATEFTASNVDVDHAGQLDISKFKTEQPTQPILNPFPSKKYGKLSRSFNSNWYRLFPWLEYSAQADAAFCFPCRMFSTGDNEKSAFVNGGYSNWKNALERDGGFRKHENSLVHKTCQASWVSFTQMKAGGQSRSVATHLSDAYSREVQENRLYIARVADILQFTAVQGISQRGHDESARSENKGNFVELLNLFAKYDDIIGKKLNGGAANAKYVHHSIQDQILEILSHITLTSIKEEMKSSQCFALIVDETKDLSKTEQLSVVVRYYLNGAVFERFLGFRNAEQFDANSLLSYVKETLNRCGIDSQLCIAQTYDGASVMSGTSRGVQALFRQEVPQAV comes from the coding sequence ATGTCACAGAAAAGGTCTATTGCCGACTTTTTTTCGCCTTCGAGCAAGCGGGCCAAGCAAAAAGCTGTCTCCCCCGAGCTTTTTGCTTCCACAGCAGAAGATTCGGAGACGCTTCAGGAACAAGAAAATGCTCAGTGCTTTGTTTCAATTCCGCTTGAAGAGACTGTGCGTAGCATCGCGTCTGACGATGCTTGCCCGTCCTCGTCAGGGCACATGGACCGCGAATGTGATGACCTTTCCGCATCGTGTGCAGCAAGACATCAACCTGATTCTGCGACAGAATTCACCGCCTCTAATGTGGATGTCGACCACGCAGGCCAGTTGGACATTTCGAAATTCAAGACAGAGCAACCCACACAGCCAATACTGAACCCATTTCCATCTAAGAAGTACGGCAAATTGAGCAGGAGCTTCAACTCAAACTGGTACCGCCTATTTCCTTGGTTGGAGTACAGCGCGCAGGCTGACGCAGCTTTCTGTTTCCCTTGCAGAATGTTTTCAACTGGTGACAATGAGAAATCTGCATTTGTCAATGGTGGATACAGTAATTGGAAAAATGCCCTAGAAAGAGACGGTGGCTTCAGGAAGCACGAAAACTCACTCGTGCACAAGACTTGCCAGGCATCGTGGGTTTCCTTCACGCAGATGAAGGCGGGAGGACAAAGCAGGTCGGTTGCAACACATCTCAGCGACGCGTACTCCagggaggtgcaggaaaatcgccTCTATATAGCAAGAGTTGCCGATATATTGCAATTTACTGCCGTTCAGGGAATCTCTCAGAGGGGCCACGATGAAAGTGCCAGAAGTGAAAACAAAGGAAACTTCGTTGAGCTCTTGAACTTGTTTGCTAAATACGACGACATTATAGGAAAGAAACTGAATGGTGGAGCAGCGAATGCGAAGTACGTTcatcactcgatacaagaccagatccTCGAAATTCTCAGCCACATCACATTAACAAGTATAAAGGAAGAGATGAAAAGCTCCCAGTGCTTTGCACTTATCGTCGATGAAACCAAGGATCTAAGTAAGACGGAACAGTTGTCAGTGGTAGTAAGGTACTACCTCAATGGGGCTGTCTTTGAGAGGTTCCTTGGATTCCGCAACGCTGAGCAATTCGATGCTAACTCGCTTCTGAGCTACGTCAAGGAAACGCTGAATCGCTGCGGCATTGATTCTCAACTGTGCATTGCTCAAACATACGATGGTGCAAGTGTCATGAGCGGTACGTCACGAGGCGTCCAGGCACTATTCAGGCAGGAAGTGCCGCAGGCAGTGTAA